From the Streptomyces sp. Tu 2975 genome, one window contains:
- a CDS encoding trehalase family glycosidase — translation MIPPQAGPAQAVAAAPAAGLEELRRQAAQVLLGNWTGASTVPSPALYPHQWSWDSAFIAIGLRHLSPERAQRELETLLAAQWADGRIPHIVFNPAVPLGAYFPSPDFWRSSTAGRAAGAPAGAETSGIVQPPVHALAAWLVHRSDPDASRRRGFLERAWPALVAWHDYLLRCRDFGGQGLAAVLHPWEPGMDNSPCWDEPLERVEPAPAGSFRRADLGHGARADRPTDLDYGRYVALAAHYRDHGYRDAGTEHAFVVEDPGFNALLALSEHALAAVAGELGQDAAPHRSRAQRLTAALVERLWDEEAGLFLCRDVRTGALVRDRSVAGLLPLALPSLPGPVAQSLVRTMRGPHFGLGTACALVPSYDLRGRAFDASRYWRGPAWFNVNWLLERGLRQHGEAGLADALEQAVLAFAGGSGFAEYVDPHTGQARGATGFSWTAAVVLDLLARSGPAAKAGNQLLMQL, via the coding sequence GTGATTCCGCCGCAGGCCGGGCCCGCGCAGGCCGTCGCCGCGGCTCCGGCCGCCGGGCTCGAGGAGCTGCGCCGGCAGGCCGCGCAGGTGCTGCTGGGCAACTGGACGGGCGCTTCGACCGTCCCCTCCCCCGCCCTGTATCCGCACCAGTGGAGCTGGGACTCGGCGTTCATCGCCATCGGGTTGCGCCATCTGTCGCCCGAGCGGGCCCAGCGCGAGCTGGAGACGTTGCTGGCCGCCCAGTGGGCCGACGGGCGCATCCCGCACATCGTCTTCAACCCGGCCGTGCCGCTCGGGGCGTACTTCCCGAGCCCCGACTTCTGGCGGTCCTCCACGGCGGGCCGGGCGGCGGGCGCCCCGGCCGGGGCGGAGACGTCCGGCATCGTGCAGCCGCCCGTGCACGCGCTGGCCGCCTGGCTGGTCCACCGCAGCGACCCGGACGCCTCACGGCGCCGGGGCTTCCTGGAGCGGGCCTGGCCGGCGCTGGTGGCCTGGCACGATTATCTGCTGCGCTGCCGCGACTTCGGCGGCCAAGGGCTGGCGGCCGTGCTCCACCCGTGGGAGCCCGGCATGGACAACAGCCCCTGCTGGGACGAGCCCCTCGAGCGGGTGGAACCGGCCCCGGCCGGCTCCTTCCGGCGGGCCGACCTCGGTCACGGCGCCCGTGCGGACCGGCCCACCGATCTGGACTACGGCCGGTATGTCGCTCTGGCCGCGCACTACCGGGACCACGGCTACCGCGACGCGGGCACGGAGCACGCGTTCGTCGTCGAGGATCCCGGGTTCAACGCGCTGCTGGCCCTGTCGGAGCACGCCCTGGCGGCCGTCGCCGGCGAGCTGGGGCAGGACGCGGCACCGCACCGGTCCCGGGCGCAGCGGCTGACCGCCGCGCTGGTGGAGCGGCTGTGGGACGAGGAGGCCGGGCTGTTCCTGTGCCGGGACGTGCGCACCGGCGCCCTGGTGCGCGACAGGAGCGTCGCCGGTCTGCTGCCGCTGGCGCTTCCGTCGCTTCCGGGGCCCGTCGCGCAGTCCCTGGTGCGCACCATGAGGGGGCCGCATTTCGGGCTCGGTACGGCCTGCGCCCTGGTGCCCAGCTACGACCTGCGCGGCCGTGCCTTCGACGCGTCCCGCTACTGGCGCGGGCCGGCCTGGTTCAACGTGAACTGGCTCCTGGAGCGGGGGCTGCGGCAGCACGGCGAGGCGGGCCTGGCCGACGCCCTGGAGCAGGCGGTGCTCGCCTTCGCAGGTGGTTCCGGTTTCGCCGAGTACGTCGATCCGCACACCGGGCAGGCGCGCGGGGCGACCGGCTTCAGCTGGACCGCCGCCGTCGTCCTCGATCTGCTGGCACGCTCCGGCCCGGCCGCGAAGGCGGGTAATCAGCTGTTGATGCAGTTGTAG
- a CDS encoding IS607 family transposase, which yields MSDRDDDWISTGRAAKRLGVSTRTLRRYTFEGVLEDRRSPGGRRVFRVGDLDGLSRRRGEPRLPEVGGVVLYGRVSSHRQRAEGDLDRQMVRLREAAGDRIVVGEFTDVASGLSDKRKGLRRALRACQGDSVTTLLVTHEERLARFGTSMLAEVVLPSWGCRLEIADGDDELDGSDDGDLVRDMLAVVTSFSGRLYGARSAKARALTRAVKSTVSEGDL from the coding sequence ATGAGTGATAGGGATGACGATTGGATCTCTACGGGTAGGGCGGCGAAGCGGTTGGGGGTGTCCACGCGGACGCTGCGGCGCTACACCTTTGAGGGGGTGCTGGAGGACCGGCGTTCGCCTGGCGGGCGTCGGGTCTTTCGTGTCGGGGACCTTGATGGGCTGTCCCGGCGTCGTGGGGAGCCCCGGCTGCCTGAGGTGGGTGGGGTAGTGCTGTATGGGCGGGTGTCGTCGCACCGGCAGCGGGCGGAGGGGGACTTGGACCGGCAGATGGTCAGGCTGCGTGAGGCGGCCGGTGACCGGATCGTGGTCGGCGAGTTCACCGATGTGGCTTCGGGCCTGTCGGACAAGCGCAAGGGGCTGCGGCGCGCTTTGCGGGCGTGTCAGGGGGATTCGGTGACAACCCTGCTGGTGACGCATGAGGAGCGGCTGGCCCGGTTCGGTACCTCGATGCTGGCCGAGGTGGTGTTGCCGTCGTGGGGATGCCGTTTGGAGATCGCGGATGGGGATGACGAGCTGGACGGTAGCGATGACGGTGATCTGGTGCGGGACATGCTGGCGGTGGTCACCTCGTTCTCCGGCCGCTTGTACGGTGCCCGTTCGGCGAAGGCCCGAGCGTTGACGCGGGCGGTCAAGTCCACTGTGAGCGAAGGTGATTTGTAG
- a CDS encoding acyl-CoA dehydrogenase family protein yields MIRWNTEQTEFREGLARWGEALSADHIELDEQATFSWDKWKLIQKTGILALPFEEEHGGLGQSLLTTMYVLEGLGEHCQDAGLNFSVTTTLASTGIPLTRFGTPEQKERYLPLICSGEAIGAHAITESEGGSDAMAMTTRAERDGDHFVLNGSKTFVSNGPVADVFVVYARTRPDGGALGVSAFLVDRDTPGLTVGNPIKKMGLRTSPLSELYFDGCRVPRTRVLGRVGGGFIVLDHVMKREVLFSFVVNAGEMQHRLDRCLDYAKTRRSFGKPIGSHQSIANKIVDTKIGLETARKWLYDTAQRLDDGENVTIDLAIAKLLTSQANVASSLAAVQIFGGHGYMSEYGLEQGVRNAVGGTIYSGTNEIQYNRIASMLGLGT; encoded by the coding sequence GTGATCCGATGGAACACCGAACAGACCGAGTTCCGCGAAGGTCTGGCACGGTGGGGTGAGGCGCTCAGCGCCGACCACATCGAACTGGACGAGCAGGCCACGTTCTCCTGGGACAAGTGGAAACTGATCCAGAAGACCGGCATCCTCGCCCTGCCCTTCGAGGAGGAACACGGCGGCCTCGGCCAGTCCCTCCTCACCACCATGTACGTCCTCGAAGGCCTCGGGGAGCACTGCCAGGACGCCGGCCTGAACTTCTCGGTGACCACCACCCTGGCCAGCACCGGCATCCCCCTCACCCGGTTCGGCACGCCCGAACAGAAAGAGAGGTACCTGCCCCTGATCTGCTCCGGCGAGGCGATCGGCGCCCACGCCATCACCGAGTCCGAGGGCGGCTCGGACGCGATGGCGATGACCACCCGCGCCGAACGCGACGGCGACCACTTCGTGCTGAACGGCAGCAAGACGTTCGTCAGCAACGGTCCCGTCGCGGACGTGTTCGTTGTCTACGCCCGCACACGCCCCGACGGCGGAGCACTCGGCGTCAGCGCGTTCCTCGTGGACCGCGACACCCCCGGCCTCACCGTCGGCAATCCGATCAAGAAGATGGGACTGCGGACCTCGCCGCTGAGCGAGCTCTACTTCGACGGGTGCCGCGTCCCGAGGACCAGGGTGCTGGGCCGGGTCGGCGGCGGGTTCATCGTCCTCGACCACGTGATGAAACGGGAGGTCCTCTTCTCCTTCGTCGTCAACGCGGGCGAGATGCAGCACCGGCTGGACCGCTGCCTCGACTACGCGAAGACCCGCCGTTCCTTCGGTAAACCCATCGGCTCCCACCAATCGATCGCCAACAAGATCGTCGACACCAAGATCGGCCTGGAGACAGCCCGCAAATGGCTGTACGACACCGCCCAGCGCCTCGACGACGGCGAGAACGTCACCATCGACCTGGCCATCGCCAAACTCCTCACCAGCCAGGCCAACGTGGCCAGTTCCCTGGCCGCCGTGCAGATCTTCGGCGGGCACGGATACATGTCCGAGTACGGGCTCGAGCAGGGCGTGCGCAACGCGGTCGGCGGCACGATCTACTCGGGCACCAACGAGATCCAGTACAACCGCATCGCCTCGATGCTGGGCCTGGGCACGTGA
- a CDS encoding ectoine synthase: MIIRDIEDVKTVDWGNGVSRRFLLASDGVGYSLTDTVVLAGTKSRLEYRNHLEACYCIAGSGEVIELDGTSHPITPGRMYALDQHDAHYLVASPHEDLRLVCVFSPALQGDETHSLDEHVSSAY; this comes from the coding sequence ATGATCATCCGCGACATCGAGGACGTGAAGACCGTCGACTGGGGCAACGGAGTCAGCCGCCGCTTCCTCCTCGCCTCCGACGGCGTCGGCTACTCGCTCACCGACACCGTCGTCCTGGCCGGCACCAAGTCCCGCCTCGAGTACCGCAACCACCTCGAGGCCTGCTACTGCATCGCCGGCTCCGGAGAGGTCATCGAACTCGACGGCACCTCCCACCCCATCACCCCGGGCCGCATGTACGCGCTCGACCAGCACGACGCCCACTACCTGGTGGCCAGCCCCCACGAGGACCTGCGGCTCGTGTGCGTCTTCAGCCCGGCCCTGCAGGGCGACGAGACCCACAGTCTCGACGAGCACGTCTCCTCCGCGTACTGA